One genomic region from Salvelinus sp. IW2-2015 unplaced genomic scaffold, ASM291031v2 Un_scaffold1814, whole genome shotgun sequence encodes:
- the LOC139024719 gene encoding protein SPMIP1: protein MRNLLTTENQNCYREQIEKEVYARLAWKSRYGRDYTTSFVSRRANEQIGLRLPELPLTTTKTILPPVLSTLERRREAAVPMDRSLSEAPLMRAVTPQTKESLYQGFSKEGKGRSLYLHTRTQKGPEEKFDYPLLSSWDYGWRLGNYGRDYRSPANGRSGVVRNTFYARNGIFNFPSETDRLG from the exons ATGAGGAACCTCCTGACCACCGAGAACCAGAACTGTTACCGGGAGCAGATAGAGAAGGAGGTCTACGCCCGGCTGGCCTGGAAGAGCCGCTACGGACGAGACTACACCACCAGCTTCGTCTCCCGCAGGGCCAATGAGCAGATAGGGCTGAGGCTCCCTGAGCTCCCCCTGACCACCACTAAGACCATCCTGCCACCTGTGTTATCTaccctggagaggaggagagaggctgcAGTGCCCATGGACAG GTCACTGAGCGAGGCTCCCCTGATGAGAGCAGTGACACCCCAGACCAAGGAATCTCTCTACCAGGGTTTTTCCAAGGAGGGGAAGGGGCGCAGCCTGTACCTCCACACACGCACCCAGAAAGGCCCAGAGGAGAAGTTTGACTACCCTCTACTGTCGTCCTGGGACTACGGATGGAGACTGG GTAACTATGGAAGAGACTACAGGTCGCCAGCCAATGGAAGATCAGGAGTCGTGAGGAACACTTTTTACGCCAGGAATGGAATTTTCAATTTTCCCTCCGAAACTGATCGCCTTGGATGA